Proteins encoded by one window of Kineosporia sp. NBRC 101731:
- a CDS encoding response regulator transcription factor produces the protein MKHRDRLELAGLPSIPRQHPVRRTRVAIVDDHRLMLDGLTTWLTTRADDLDVVIAVTEFRELVRHPRFPVDVVLLDIDLGDDVPASAKIVELSAAGVAVVVVSTFSDPRRVRECVSAGALGYVPKSENADEMAHAVRAAARGEGHVTPALAAMLVADEHGEPGPALSPQERRALVLYASGLPLKTVARQLDISVETAKTYLTRVREKYAHAGREARTKIALHRRAVEDGLLHDGEGFRDD, from the coding sequence GTGAAGCACCGGGACCGACTGGAACTCGCCGGTCTGCCGTCGATCCCACGGCAGCACCCGGTGCGGCGCACCCGGGTGGCCATCGTGGACGACCACCGGCTGATGCTGGACGGCCTCACCACCTGGCTGACCACGCGGGCCGACGACCTGGACGTCGTCATCGCCGTCACCGAGTTCCGGGAGCTGGTGCGGCATCCCCGGTTCCCGGTGGACGTGGTGCTGCTCGACATCGATCTGGGTGACGACGTGCCGGCCAGCGCCAAGATCGTCGAGTTGTCGGCGGCGGGTGTGGCCGTGGTGGTGGTCAGCACCTTCTCCGACCCCCGCCGGGTGCGCGAGTGCGTCTCGGCCGGAGCACTGGGATACGTGCCGAAGAGCGAGAACGCTGACGAGATGGCCCATGCGGTGCGAGCGGCCGCCCGGGGTGAGGGGCACGTGACCCCGGCCCTGGCGGCGATGCTCGTGGCGGACGAGCACGGTGAGCCCGGCCCCGCGCTGAGTCCGCAGGAGCGCCGTGCGCTGGTGCTCTACGCCTCTGGTCTTCCGCTGAAAACCGTTGCCCGACAGCTGGACATCTCGGTGGAAACGGCCAAGACCTACCTCACCCGGGTGCGCGAGAAGTATGCGCACGCCGGACGCGAGGCCCGCACGAAGATCGCGTTGCACCGGCGCGCGGTCGAGGACGGTCTGCTGCACGACGGCGAGGGTTTCCGGGACGACTGA
- a CDS encoding NAD(P)H-quinone oxidoreductase, with amino-acid sequence MKAVVITEFGEPDVLRVQDVPDPTVRAGEVLIDVAAAGVNRADLLQRAGHYPPPDDSPEWPGMEVSGTISAVGADVDHWTPGDQVCALLSGGGYAERVVVPQGQVLPVPKDVDLVDAAALPEVTATVWSNVFMAAGLRPGEVLLIHGGSSGIGTMAIQLATQIGAKVAVTCGTQEKLERCRDLGAEILINYREQDFVEAVAEATGGRGANVVLDNMGASYLSRNLRSLAYGGRIVVIGMQGGAKTELNLNHLMSRRAALIATTLRARPAGEKETIMASVGQHVWPLLSSGVVKPVIHARLPMTEAAQAHRIMAGSQHVGKILLTT; translated from the coding sequence ATGAAGGCCGTGGTCATCACCGAGTTCGGCGAGCCCGACGTGCTCCGCGTCCAGGACGTACCCGATCCGACCGTGCGCGCGGGCGAAGTGCTCATCGACGTCGCCGCCGCCGGCGTGAACCGGGCCGACCTTCTGCAGCGCGCCGGCCACTACCCGCCCCCGGACGATTCGCCGGAGTGGCCCGGTATGGAGGTCAGCGGGACGATCAGTGCGGTCGGCGCCGACGTCGACCACTGGACGCCCGGCGATCAGGTGTGCGCGCTACTGAGCGGCGGTGGCTACGCCGAGCGGGTGGTGGTGCCGCAGGGGCAGGTCCTGCCGGTGCCGAAAGACGTCGACCTGGTCGACGCGGCCGCGCTGCCCGAGGTCACGGCCACGGTGTGGAGCAACGTCTTCATGGCGGCGGGCCTGCGCCCGGGTGAGGTGCTGCTCATCCACGGCGGCAGCAGCGGCATCGGCACCATGGCGATCCAGCTGGCCACGCAGATCGGTGCGAAGGTGGCGGTTACCTGCGGCACGCAGGAGAAGCTCGAACGCTGCCGTGATCTGGGCGCGGAGATCCTCATCAACTACCGCGAGCAGGACTTCGTGGAGGCCGTGGCCGAGGCGACAGGTGGCCGTGGCGCCAACGTCGTGCTCGACAACATGGGGGCCTCCTACCTGTCGCGCAATCTCCGGTCCCTGGCCTACGGCGGCCGCATCGTTGTGATCGGCATGCAGGGCGGCGCGAAGACCGAACTCAACCTGAACCATCTGATGTCCCGCCGGGCCGCCCTGATCGCCACCACCCTCCGCGCGCGGCCCGCCGGCGAGAAGGAAACGATCATGGCGAGCGTCGGTCAGCACGTGTGGCCCCTGCTCAGTTCGGGCGTGGTGAAGCCGGTGATCCACGCCCGGCTGCCGATGACCGAGGCCGCGCAGGCACACCGGATCATGGCGGGCTCGCAGCACGTCGGGAAGATCCTGCTGACCACCTGA
- a CDS encoding HAD family hydrolase, whose protein sequence is MRMVACDLDGTIVRKDGRISPRTLAALTACERLGVHVVFVTGRPPRWMEPIVEMTGHQGLALCGNGAVVLNLATGTVVSSRALTLPTVVEVTRRLREAIPGAAFALETLNGYRREPGYVAMHPAAQEAQAAPLDQLLFDSPTVVKVLCKQSAEHYGELDSDELLVLARGTLGDLAEVVHSDPLAHMLEISAPGVTKATALAWLAGELGVQADEVIAFGDMPNDIPMLTWVGTGYAMAGGHPDAIAAASRQAPPCDQDGVAQVIESLLAGLDHKVGR, encoded by the coding sequence ATGCGAATGGTTGCGTGCGATCTCGACGGCACGATCGTGCGTAAGGACGGCCGGATCTCGCCTCGGACCCTGGCCGCGCTGACCGCCTGTGAGCGGCTGGGCGTGCACGTGGTGTTCGTGACCGGCCGGCCGCCGCGGTGGATGGAGCCGATCGTCGAGATGACCGGGCATCAGGGCCTGGCCCTGTGCGGGAACGGCGCGGTGGTGCTGAACCTGGCCACCGGCACCGTGGTCAGCAGCCGGGCCCTGACCCTGCCCACGGTCGTGGAGGTGACCCGGCGTCTGCGCGAGGCGATCCCGGGTGCGGCGTTCGCTCTGGAGACCCTGAACGGCTACCGCCGCGAGCCCGGCTACGTGGCCATGCACCCGGCCGCGCAGGAGGCTCAGGCAGCGCCGCTGGACCAGCTGCTGTTCGACTCCCCGACCGTGGTGAAGGTGCTGTGCAAGCAGTCGGCCGAGCACTACGGCGAATTGGACTCCGACGAGCTGCTGGTGCTGGCTCGGGGCACCCTCGGTGACCTGGCCGAGGTGGTGCACTCCGATCCCCTGGCCCACATGCTCGAGATCTCGGCCCCCGGAGTGACCAAGGCAACGGCCCTGGCCTGGCTCGCCGGTGAACTGGGGGTGCAGGCCGACGAGGTGATCGCGTTCGGCGACATGCCCAACGACATCCCCATGCTGACCTGGGTCGGAACCGGATATGCCATGGCCGGGGGGCACCCTGACGCGATTGCCGCTGCGTCACGTCAGGCACCGCCTTGTGACCAGGACGGGGTCGCTCAGGTGATCGAGTCCCTGCTGGCCGGCCTGGACCACAAGGTCGGCAGGTAG
- a CDS encoding ferredoxin, with protein sequence MAAERRLSVDWPACKGHGLCAELVPELITLDEWGYPILADRAVTRGVQSNAKRAVAACPTLALVLEEQEISSTPRAADPISGAIAGFARTEPVRSPSPTPQPARSAPATQPVRSAPLTQPVQRAQPQPVQRAQPQPVQRAQSQPTQSQPVQPTRRGRQAPSRPIPADDPITGAIQAVTGPNAVPRRTPPTGMARHATPAYGQPSLISEPDAEEAYHPFFDGYDAQERPPAQPRSRREARNKSKR encoded by the coding sequence ATGGCAGCGGAACGACGGCTCAGCGTGGACTGGCCGGCCTGCAAGGGCCACGGTCTGTGCGCCGAGCTCGTTCCCGAGTTGATCACCCTGGACGAGTGGGGTTACCCGATCCTGGCCGATCGCGCCGTCACCCGCGGCGTGCAGTCGAACGCCAAGCGGGCGGTCGCCGCCTGCCCCACGCTCGCGCTGGTGCTGGAGGAGCAGGAAATCTCCAGCACACCGCGGGCAGCCGATCCGATCTCGGGGGCCATCGCCGGATTCGCGCGCACTGAACCGGTCCGGTCGCCCTCGCCGACGCCACAACCGGCCCGGTCGGCCCCAGCGACACAGCCGGTCCGGTCGGCCCCCCTGACACAGCCGGTCCAGCGCGCCCAGCCACAACCCGTTCAGCGGGCCCAGCCGCAGCCGGTCCAGCGGGCCCAGTCACAGCCGACCCAGTCGCAGCCGGTCCAGCCGACCCGTCGTGGCCGGCAGGCGCCGTCCCGGCCGATCCCGGCGGACGACCCGATCACCGGTGCCATCCAGGCCGTCACCGGCCCGAACGCGGTGCCGCGGCGTACCCCGCCGACCGGTATGGCCCGGCACGCCACCCCGGCCTACGGCCAGCCTTCTCTGATATCGGAACCGGACGCCGAAGAGGCCTATCACCCGTTCTTCGACGGGTACGACGCCCAGGAGCGGCCGCCGGCCCAGCCCCGATCCCGGCGTGAGGCCAGGAACAAGAGCAAGCGCTAG
- a CDS encoding bacterial proteasome activator family protein, producing the protein MSDSGLDESAGVPDERVVVVTAEGMAVTGPSNRETNPANQIEQPAKVMRIGSMIKQLLEEVRSAPLDEAGRARLAGIHERSLKELEDGLAPELVEELRSIVLPFDSNTTPTDAELRIAQAQLVGWLEGLFHGIQTVLFAQQMAARTQLEQMRRALPGGPGQVAAEGLPGAQQAGPGGTGQYL; encoded by the coding sequence ATGTCCGACTCGGGCCTGGACGAATCGGCCGGCGTTCCGGACGAGCGAGTCGTTGTGGTGACGGCGGAGGGCATGGCGGTCACCGGCCCGAGCAACCGCGAGACCAACCCGGCGAACCAGATCGAGCAGCCCGCCAAGGTCATGCGGATCGGCAGCATGATCAAGCAGCTGCTGGAAGAGGTGCGCAGCGCCCCTCTCGACGAGGCCGGCCGCGCCCGCCTCGCCGGCATCCACGAGCGGTCACTGAAAGAGCTGGAAGACGGCCTGGCTCCCGAGCTGGTCGAGGAACTCCGCTCGATCGTTCTGCCGTTCGACAGCAACACCACCCCGACCGACGCCGAGCTCCGCATCGCCCAGGCCCAGCTCGTCGGCTGGCTGGAAGGGTTGTTCCACGGCATCCAGACCGTCTTGTTCGCCCAGCAGATGGCAGCCCGCACGCAGCTGGAGCAGATGCGCCGCGCCCTCCCGGGCGGCCCCGGTCAGGTGGCGGCCGAAGGACTGCCGGGCGCGCAGCAAGCCGGTCCCGGCGGCACCGGCCAGTACCTGTAG
- the adh gene encoding aldehyde dehydrogenase, with protein MAVIAAPGQPGSPTTYASRYDNWIGGRRVAPVKGQYFENPSPVNGKIFCEIARGTAEDIELALDAAHAAAPAWGRTSAAERANILNKIADRMEQNLEALAVAETWDNGKPIRESLAADLPLAIDHFRYFAGAIRTQEGSISQLDEDTVAYHFHEPLGVVGQIIPWNFPLLMAVWKLAPALAAGNAVVLKPAEQTPASIMHWIDLVGDLLPDGVLNIVNGFGVEAGKPLASSSRISKIAFTGETTTGRLIMQYASQNIIPVTLELGGKSPNIFFEDVAAQKDAFYDKALEGFTMFALNSGEVCTCPSRGLIQSSIYDSFLADATERTKAIVAGNPLDTDTMIGAQASNDQLEKILSYFEIGKAEGATLVTGGTRADLGGDLSGGYYVTPTIFTGDNSMRIFQEEIFGPVVSVTKFDSQDEAMKIANDTLYGLGAGIWSRDINTAYRFGRGIQAGRVWTNNYHAYPAAAAFGGYKGSGIGRENHKMMLDHYQQTKNMLVSYSPNKQGFF; from the coding sequence ATGGCTGTCATCGCAGCGCCCGGCCAGCCGGGCAGCCCCACCACTTACGCCTCTCGCTACGACAACTGGATCGGCGGGCGCCGCGTCGCCCCGGTCAAGGGTCAGTACTTCGAGAACCCCAGCCCCGTCAACGGAAAGATCTTCTGCGAGATCGCCCGCGGCACCGCCGAGGACATCGAGCTCGCCCTCGACGCCGCACACGCCGCCGCGCCGGCCTGGGGCCGCACCTCGGCCGCCGAGCGCGCGAACATCCTGAACAAGATCGCCGACCGGATGGAACAGAACCTCGAGGCGCTCGCCGTCGCCGAGACCTGGGACAACGGAAAACCGATCCGCGAGTCCCTGGCCGCCGACCTGCCGCTGGCCATCGACCACTTCCGCTACTTCGCCGGTGCGATCCGGACTCAGGAAGGCTCGATCAGCCAGCTCGACGAAGACACCGTGGCCTACCACTTCCACGAGCCGCTGGGCGTGGTCGGGCAGATCATCCCGTGGAACTTCCCGCTGTTGATGGCGGTCTGGAAGCTCGCGCCCGCGCTGGCCGCCGGTAACGCAGTGGTGCTCAAGCCGGCTGAGCAGACCCCGGCGTCGATCATGCACTGGATCGACCTGGTCGGTGACCTGCTGCCCGACGGGGTGCTGAACATCGTCAACGGGTTCGGCGTGGAGGCGGGCAAGCCGCTGGCCTCCAGTTCCCGGATCAGCAAGATCGCCTTCACCGGGGAGACCACCACCGGTCGGCTGATCATGCAGTACGCCAGCCAGAACATCATCCCGGTGACCCTGGAGCTGGGTGGCAAGAGCCCGAACATCTTCTTCGAGGACGTCGCCGCCCAGAAGGACGCCTTCTACGACAAGGCGCTCGAGGGTTTCACCATGTTCGCGCTGAACTCCGGCGAGGTCTGCACCTGTCCCTCACGCGGGCTGATCCAGTCGAGCATCTACGACTCGTTCCTGGCCGACGCCACCGAACGCACCAAGGCGATCGTGGCCGGCAACCCGCTGGACACCGACACCATGATCGGCGCCCAGGCCAGCAACGACCAGCTCGAGAAGATCCTCTCCTACTTCGAGATCGGCAAGGCCGAGGGGGCCACGCTGGTCACCGGGGGCACGCGGGCCGACCTGGGGGGTGACCTGTCCGGTGGTTACTACGTGACGCCGACGATCTTCACCGGTGACAACTCGATGCGGATCTTCCAGGAGGAGATCTTCGGGCCGGTGGTCTCGGTAACGAAGTTCGACAGCCAGGACGAGGCGATGAAGATCGCCAACGACACGCTGTACGGCCTGGGAGCCGGGATCTGGTCGCGGGACATCAACACCGCTTACCGATTCGGGCGCGGCATCCAGGCGGGCCGGGTGTGGACGAACAACTACCACGCCTATCCGGCAGCCGCGGCGTTCGGCGGTTACAAGGGCTCGGGTATCGGCCGCGAGAACCACAAGATGATGCTCGACCACTACCAGCAGACGAAGAACATGCTGGTCAGCTACTCCCCGAACAAGCAGGGCTTCTTCTGA
- a CDS encoding DUF779 domain-containing protein: MLHTLREQHGPLMFHQSGGCCDGSSPMCYPLGDFITGDSDVLLAELPLEAEKVPIWMSRNQFEYWKHTHLTIDVVPGRGAGFSLEAPHGVRFLIRSRLLTDVELEALN; encoded by the coding sequence ATGCTGCACACCCTGCGCGAGCAGCACGGCCCGCTGATGTTCCACCAGTCCGGCGGCTGCTGCGACGGTAGTTCCCCGATGTGTTACCCACTGGGTGATTTCATCACCGGCGACAGCGACGTGCTGCTGGCCGAGCTCCCGCTCGAGGCGGAGAAGGTGCCGATCTGGATGTCCCGCAACCAGTTCGAGTACTGGAAGCACACCCATCTCACCATCGACGTGGTTCCCGGTCGCGGGGCGGGATTCTCGTTGGAGGCTCCGCACGGTGTGCGCTTCCTGATCCGCTCGCGTCTGCTCACCGACGTAGAGCTGGAAGCATTGAACTGA
- a CDS encoding ATP-binding protein encodes MELSTSVLRVAGDRATAVRDRMPIALRLNHRAARAETLTVPHTGERRLLGLLALPVLVLDVVCALGVAMANDGTARTVLLTILGLGLVLTLVTLTLGPGLTRPAPVDQSDIESPLPRTVMPPADPSAMKPVPEPHAPVSAFGYEPLPAPGPTVESVSENPSTTVAAGPPTGLLVEVARRNQTLVARQLAGLEQLAFSDVGRGLNRVAAISRLEHLAMGLRRNGESLMVMVGGEPERRMPGAATLSEVLAVAVGEIENGSRVTVSAEVDHRVRPHLALPLVHLFSVLLENATGYAFPAGGVQVRVQAEVQPGADLVRVLIEDSGPGFSSADLETANRSLSDPGISTAEIGSLGLGLFVAGRLARQVPCTVQLAQAVGGGVLVTVGLPEGTFVPGTGSPITTTDEAPPPSVVPDQDAYSYYDDYTDLPEYVGRQGYADRAPLEDDRQTRPEVPVEELPAPVSLSGPLSLDAPFGANAPVDAPSAAESFEAPTVPQPRPRGRREAELKTFFDPITPSGTTAPDSELLSDVAIQHDPMQRDSALHGLGQYDPIPYEPVQQEPARGRRVAPGPVVPEPVEVAWPTGPLGDAGRSDQAWAAPGSMAPEPAGAFWGPGPLTESVRPEPVQGRRAGAGPGVPESVESLWAPEPRAGSVQPEQVWGEAVQGGAVASGSGVPASVEDAWGHGSRGGPVLPEQVWTDPLASGSGVPASVEAAWAQRSPVEPSRPEPVWADAVQGGPVSSAPVAPGPVESAWVPEPRVGSGLPGPVWADAVQGGPVSSAPVAPGPVESAWVPEPRVGSGLPGPAWADAVQRGPVASGSVAAGSGEAVWTPGSPVEPGLPGPVWPDAVRGPVAPGPVAPESVESAWAPGRQGESVQPEQAWDHPVPGGSFGSDPGSFDPASFGPGSSGPMATELPELPELPEPVEPVEPVEPVEAGWMPEPWNEVRPEPLPAAEEARPYPTRAQLRRQRQAEEVRAARGTSLQENGPQAPHLTHSALDDPDFQVSGPEMPPLIPSQTAAPEDEPGFEEQPVPEGHPGGVRAGEGSPRPAGQPVQAGPSQRPVPRHAAAGPVPMVSASRSSLTSTAPTEAAQQRATQVRSMLSGLRSGAERGRRSARNGQEPGVPQPRHSNNPDE; translated from the coding sequence GTGGAGCTGAGCACGAGCGTTCTGCGCGTGGCGGGTGATCGTGCCACCGCGGTGCGTGATCGAATGCCGATTGCGCTGCGACTTAATCACCGGGCCGCCCGCGCCGAAACCCTCACGGTGCCTCACACCGGTGAACGACGGCTGCTCGGACTACTCGCGCTGCCGGTCCTCGTGCTCGACGTGGTCTGTGCCCTGGGCGTGGCCATGGCGAACGACGGCACCGCGCGTACGGTCCTTCTCACGATCCTGGGTCTCGGTCTGGTGCTGACACTCGTCACCCTGACCCTCGGGCCCGGGTTGACCCGTCCGGCGCCGGTGGATCAGTCGGACATCGAGTCGCCGTTGCCGAGAACGGTCATGCCCCCGGCCGATCCTTCCGCGATGAAGCCGGTGCCCGAGCCGCACGCGCCGGTGTCGGCCTTCGGCTACGAACCCCTTCCTGCCCCTGGCCCCACGGTCGAGTCGGTCTCGGAAAACCCTTCCACGACCGTCGCCGCCGGTCCGCCCACCGGCTTGCTGGTCGAGGTGGCACGCCGGAACCAGACACTGGTGGCCCGTCAGCTGGCCGGTCTCGAGCAGCTGGCCTTCAGTGACGTGGGCCGTGGCCTGAACCGGGTGGCAGCCATCTCGCGGTTGGAGCACCTGGCCATGGGGCTGCGCCGCAACGGCGAGTCGCTCATGGTCATGGTCGGCGGCGAGCCGGAACGGCGGATGCCCGGTGCGGCCACGTTGTCCGAGGTGCTCGCCGTGGCGGTCGGCGAGATCGAGAACGGTTCCCGCGTCACCGTGTCGGCGGAGGTGGACCACCGGGTGCGTCCGCACCTCGCCCTGCCACTCGTGCATCTGTTCTCGGTGTTGCTCGAGAACGCGACGGGCTATGCGTTCCCGGCCGGGGGCGTGCAGGTGCGGGTCCAGGCGGAGGTCCAGCCCGGCGCCGACCTGGTGCGGGTGCTGATCGAAGACTCCGGACCCGGTTTCTCGTCCGCCGATCTGGAGACGGCCAACCGCAGCCTGAGTGATCCCGGCATCTCGACCGCCGAGATCGGCTCGCTCGGTCTGGGGCTCTTCGTGGCCGGCCGGCTCGCTCGGCAGGTGCCCTGCACGGTGCAACTGGCCCAGGCCGTCGGCGGCGGCGTGCTCGTCACGGTCGGGCTGCCCGAGGGCACCTTCGTGCCGGGCACGGGTTCACCGATCACCACTACGGACGAGGCACCTCCCCCTTCGGTGGTGCCCGACCAGGACGCGTACTCGTACTACGACGACTACACCGACCTGCCGGAATATGTCGGGCGGCAGGGGTATGCCGATCGGGCGCCGTTGGAGGACGACCGCCAGACCCGTCCGGAGGTCCCGGTGGAGGAACTGCCCGCGCCGGTGTCGCTGTCCGGCCCGCTGTCGCTGGATGCACCGTTCGGTGCGAACGCTCCGGTCGATGCCCCATCCGCAGCAGAATCATTCGAAGCTCCAACGGTCCCGCAACCGCGTCCGCGGGGACGCCGGGAGGCGGAGCTGAAGACGTTCTTCGATCCGATCACGCCTTCCGGGACCACCGCACCGGATTCGGAACTGTTGTCCGACGTAGCAATTCAGCACGATCCGATGCAGCGTGATTCGGCCTTGCACGGGTTGGGCCAGTACGACCCGATCCCGTACGAGCCGGTTCAGCAAGAGCCGGCCCGGGGTCGGCGGGTCGCACCCGGACCGGTCGTGCCGGAGCCGGTGGAAGTGGCCTGGCCCACAGGCCCCCTGGGCGATGCGGGTCGGTCGGATCAGGCCTGGGCCGCACCGGGATCGATGGCGCCGGAGCCGGCGGGGGCGTTCTGGGGGCCGGGGCCCCTGACCGAGTCGGTCCGGCCGGAACCGGTTCAGGGTCGTCGGGCCGGGGCCGGACCGGGTGTCCCGGAGTCGGTGGAGTCGCTCTGGGCGCCGGAGCCCCGGGCTGGGTCGGTTCAGCCCGAGCAGGTCTGGGGTGAAGCGGTTCAGGGTGGTGCGGTCGCATCCGGGTCGGGTGTGCCGGCCTCGGTGGAGGACGCCTGGGGGCACGGGTCCCGGGGAGGGCCGGTTCTGCCGGAGCAGGTCTGGACCGACCCGCTCGCATCGGGGTCGGGTGTGCCGGCGTCGGTCGAGGCGGCGTGGGCGCAGAGGTCCCCGGTCGAACCGAGCCGGCCTGAGCCGGTCTGGGCTGATGCGGTTCAGGGTGGTCCGGTGTCCTCTGCGCCGGTTGCGCCCGGTCCGGTGGAGTCGGCCTGGGTGCCGGAACCTCGGGTTGGGTCGGGTCTGCCGGGGCCGGTCTGGGCTGATGCGGTTCAGGGTGGTCCGGTGTCCTCTGCGCCGGTTGCGCCCGGTCCGGTGGAGTCGGCCTGGGTGCCGGAACCTCGGGTTGGGTCGGGTCTGCCGGGGCCGGCCTGGGCCGATGCGGTTCAGAGGGGTCCGGTCGCATCCGGGTCGGTTGCGGCGGGGTCGGGGGAAGCGGTCTGGACGCCGGGGTCTCCGGTCGAACCGGGTCTGCCCGGGCCGGTCTGGCCCGATGCGGTTCGTGGTCCGGTCGCACCCGGGCCGGTTGCGCCCGAGTCGGTGGAGTCGGCGTGGGCGCCAGGGCGCCAGGGTGAGTCGGTTCAGCCGGAGCAGGCCTGGGACCACCCGGTCCCGGGCGGATCGTTCGGGTCAGATCCGGGCTCGTTCGACCCGGCCTCGTTCGGTCCTGGCTCATCCGGACCGATGGCGACTGAGCTGCCTGAGCTGCCTGAGCTGCCTGAGCCGGTCGAGCCGGTCGAGCCGGTCGAGCCGGTCGAGGCGGGCTGGATGCCTGAGCCTTGGAACGAGGTCCGGCCGGAACCGTTGCCGGCGGCCGAGGAGGCCCGTCCGTACCCGACCCGGGCCCAGCTGCGCCGGCAACGTCAGGCCGAAGAAGTACGTGCGGCCCGGGGAACCTCACTGCAGGAGAACGGACCGCAGGCGCCCCACCTGACGCACTCGGCACTCGACGACCCTGATTTTCAGGTGTCTGGACCGGAGATGCCGCCCCTGATTCCTTCGCAGACCGCGGCTCCTGAGGACGAGCCGGGGTTCGAGGAGCAGCCGGTGCCCGAGGGGCACCCGGGCGGGGTTCGGGCCGGTGAGGGTTCGCCGAGGCCGGCCGGCCAGCCGGTTCAGGCCGGCCCGTCGCAGCGGCCGGTGCCGCGCCACGCGGCGGCCGGACCGGTGCCCATGGTCAGCGCCAGTCGCTCGAGCCTGACCTCCACGGCGCCGACGGAGGCCGCCCAGCAGCGCGCCACCCAGGTGCGCTCGATGTTGTCGGGGCTGCGCAGCGGTGCCGAGAGGGGCCGTCGGTCGGCGCGGAACGGGCAGGAGCCCGGCGTGCCTCAGCCGCGTCACTCGAACAACCCTGATGAATAA
- a CDS encoding GAF domain-containing protein: MSSMKRIGALAAVHENFLAAPTSPLPDLIRPVVADSWRRSLALGVDPQSEAAPLDMPENELADYRANHPLAAMMPLIRRLLTDDADEAGHIVAVGDALGRLLWVEGHHRLRSRAENMQFVEGSLWSEGAAGTNAPGTALALRRPVQISAGEHFGLGVQSWSCVAAPVHHPLTGDLLGVIDLTGGPDVAGPRTLALVRACAAAVEAGLQLRTTPVAAMPAPRKPAARLRLLGAKAGTIEFDGRSVDLSRRHTELVWLLASAPHGLSAQAIDVALHDEGEHLITVRAEINRLRRVLGPSLLSSRPYRLNLPIQTDIAQVREALAEGRVEQALEQFTGSPLPGSDAPGIRSLTDEFVCEVREAVLASGSAAVLERWVRLSEGSDDAAAWQALVRILPAGSPRLALARARLGRLG; this comes from the coding sequence ATGTCCTCGATGAAGCGGATCGGAGCGCTGGCGGCGGTTCACGAGAACTTCCTCGCAGCCCCCACCTCGCCGCTGCCGGATCTGATCCGGCCGGTCGTCGCCGACAGCTGGCGTCGTTCGCTCGCCCTCGGCGTTGATCCGCAGAGTGAGGCCGCCCCTCTGGACATGCCCGAGAACGAGCTCGCCGACTACCGCGCCAATCATCCGCTCGCCGCGATGATGCCGCTGATCCGGCGTCTGCTCACCGACGACGCGGACGAGGCCGGTCACATCGTGGCCGTGGGTGATGCCCTCGGCCGGCTGCTGTGGGTGGAGGGTCACCACCGCCTGCGCAGCCGGGCCGAGAACATGCAGTTCGTCGAGGGATCGCTGTGGAGCGAAGGAGCCGCGGGTACCAACGCCCCCGGCACCGCGCTGGCCCTGCGGCGCCCGGTGCAGATCAGCGCGGGCGAGCACTTCGGCCTGGGCGTGCAGTCGTGGAGTTGTGTGGCCGCCCCGGTGCACCACCCGCTGACCGGTGACCTGCTCGGCGTCATCGACCTGACCGGCGGTCCGGACGTCGCCGGACCCCGCACCCTGGCACTGGTGCGGGCCTGCGCCGCCGCGGTGGAGGCCGGGCTGCAGCTGCGCACCACACCGGTGGCCGCGATGCCGGCACCCCGAAAACCCGCAGCCCGCCTGAGGCTGCTGGGCGCCAAGGCCGGCACGATCGAGTTCGACGGCCGCAGCGTCGACCTCTCACGCCGCCACACCGAACTGGTCTGGCTGCTGGCCAGCGCCCCCCACGGCCTCTCCGCCCAGGCCATCGACGTCGCCCTGCATGACGAGGGCGAGCACCTCATCACCGTTCGGGCCGAGATCAACCGATTGAGAAGGGTTCTCGGACCGTCCCTGCTCTCTTCCCGCCCCTACCGGCTGAATCTGCCGATCCAGACCGATATCGCCCAGGTGCGCGAGGCCCTCGCCGAAGGCCGGGTGGAGCAGGCGCTGGAACAGTTCACCGGCAGCCCTCTCCCCGGCTCAGATGCCCCCGGAATTCGTTCCCTGACCGACGAATTCGTCTGCGAGGTGCGGGAGGCCGTGCTCGCCTCGGGAAGCGCCGCGGTGCTGGAACGCTGGGTGCGTCTGTCCGAGGGCAGCGACGACGCCGCGGCCTGGCAGGCCCTGGTCCGGATCCTGCCGGCCGGGTCGCCCCGCCTGGCGCTCGCCCGGGCCCGACTGGGCCGACTGGGCTAA